A genomic region of Ensifer adhaerens contains the following coding sequences:
- a CDS encoding crotonase/enoyl-CoA hydratase family protein — MTDHVLVERPEAHPGVQVIRFNRPEKKNAITRDMYAKMTNALTVASSDPAVRATAFLGTDGCFSAGNDMADFLAFAMGGAMGMEVIAFLKALATATKPVVSGVDGLAIGIGTTIHLHCDLTISSDRSLFKTPFVDLALVPEAASSLIAPRIMGHQRAFALLAAGEPLTAREALDAGLIWKIVAQDAVQEETLALAGRLAKKPPEALRIARDLVRGDRGDVLARIDEEAKHFAAQLKSAEARAAFEAFMRR; from the coding sequence ATGACCGATCACGTGCTCGTCGAGCGGCCGGAAGCCCACCCCGGCGTCCAGGTAATCCGCTTCAACCGGCCGGAAAAGAAAAACGCCATCACCCGCGACATGTACGCGAAGATGACCAATGCACTGACGGTCGCTTCAAGCGACCCGGCCGTGCGCGCCACTGCCTTCCTCGGAACCGATGGCTGCTTTTCCGCCGGCAATGACATGGCCGATTTCCTTGCCTTCGCCATGGGCGGCGCCATGGGCATGGAAGTCATCGCGTTCCTGAAGGCGCTTGCGACCGCCACCAAGCCGGTCGTGTCGGGCGTCGATGGTCTGGCGATCGGCATCGGGACCACCATTCACCTCCATTGCGACCTGACGATCTCGTCCGATCGCTCGCTGTTCAAGACCCCCTTCGTCGATCTGGCATTGGTGCCGGAAGCGGCTTCGAGCCTGATCGCGCCGCGCATCATGGGCCACCAGCGAGCATTCGCGCTGCTTGCCGCCGGCGAACCGCTGACCGCCCGCGAGGCGCTGGATGCCGGGCTGATCTGGAAGATCGTGGCGCAGGATGCGGTGCAGGAAGAAACCCTGGCGCTTGCCGGTCGTCTCGCCAAGAAGCCGCCGGAGGCGCTTCGCATCGCCCGCGATCTCGTTCGCGGTGACCGCGGCGACGTGCTGGCGCGGATCGACGAGGAAGCGAAACACTTTGCCGCGCAGTTGAAGAGTGCCGAAGCGCGGGCTGCCTTCGAGGCTTTCATGCGCCGCTAG
- the mcpU gene encoding methyl-accepting chemotaxis protein McpU, which produces MTRILVAASCVVVGAFAGFSVYIDTLQRSTTTKAVEENIASSGTQAAQSVAKWLNGRVTLTAMVADATGSVADDGAIQPILKNDVLTSEFMSTYVGNESGKFITWPDNPMPAGYDPRQRPWYQQAVKADARVLTEPYVDASTGALIISAAVPVKRDGKLYGVAASDFSLDTLVSMIKGVDVGGEGFAFLASKDGQILVHPDAKLVTKSLADAFPIDTPSIGSGIMNTELDGKPMLVSFVPVQGLPSVEWYVGFVIDADAAYSAIDQFRIAATIATILAVGVMLVFLATFLNRLVIRPVTDMTGAMEKLAAGNHNVEIPGEERRDQIGSMAAAVAVFKANAVERARLESEADANRSLSERERLERQARDARDAAEVQQAVDGLATGLGRLAEGDLAYRIDNPFADRLDRLRADFNNSVAKLHDTLCAVGANARGIDAGATEIRSAADDLARRTEQQAASVEETAAALEEITTTVKDSARRAEEVGALVARTRAGAEKSGEVVANAVEAMHAIEKSSGEISNIIGVIDDIAFQTNLLALNAGVEAARAGEAGKGFAVVAQEVRELAQRSANAAKEIKALITTSGNQVRNGVTLVGDTGKALQTIVAEVQEINKHVSAIVTATREQSTGLQEINTAVNTMDQGTQQNAAMVEEQTAASHGLASEAASLNALLAQFNLGDTQSVYATATNHRRRAA; this is translated from the coding sequence ATGACGCGGATTCTCGTTGCCGCGTCCTGTGTTGTCGTCGGCGCCTTTGCCGGCTTTTCCGTTTACATCGACACGCTGCAGCGTAGCACCACGACCAAGGCCGTCGAGGAGAACATTGCCTCCTCCGGCACGCAGGCAGCGCAGAGTGTCGCAAAGTGGCTGAACGGCCGCGTCACGCTGACGGCGATGGTGGCCGATGCCACCGGCAGCGTCGCGGACGACGGCGCCATCCAGCCGATCCTGAAGAACGACGTACTGACCAGCGAATTCATGTCGACCTATGTCGGCAACGAAAGCGGCAAGTTCATCACCTGGCCGGACAACCCGATGCCGGCCGGCTACGATCCGCGCCAGCGGCCCTGGTACCAGCAGGCCGTGAAGGCCGACGCACGCGTGCTGACCGAACCCTATGTCGACGCTTCCACGGGCGCGCTGATCATCAGCGCCGCTGTTCCGGTCAAGCGTGACGGCAAGCTCTATGGCGTTGCCGCCAGCGACTTCTCGCTCGACACGCTGGTCTCGATGATCAAGGGCGTCGATGTCGGCGGCGAAGGCTTTGCCTTCCTCGCCAGCAAGGACGGCCAGATCCTCGTCCATCCGGACGCCAAGCTCGTTACCAAGTCGCTCGCCGATGCCTTTCCGATCGACACGCCGTCGATCGGATCCGGTATCATGAACACCGAGCTCGACGGCAAGCCGATGCTGGTGAGCTTCGTTCCGGTCCAGGGCCTGCCGTCGGTCGAGTGGTATGTCGGCTTCGTCATCGACGCCGATGCCGCCTATTCCGCCATCGACCAGTTCCGCATTGCCGCCACCATTGCCACGATCCTTGCGGTCGGCGTCATGCTCGTCTTCCTCGCGACGTTCCTCAATCGCCTCGTCATCCGTCCGGTGACGGACATGACCGGCGCGATGGAAAAGCTCGCCGCCGGCAACCACAACGTAGAGATCCCCGGCGAAGAACGCCGCGACCAGATCGGCTCGATGGCTGCCGCCGTTGCCGTCTTCAAGGCGAATGCCGTCGAGCGCGCCCGCCTCGAAAGCGAAGCGGATGCGAACCGCTCGCTGTCGGAGCGCGAGCGTCTGGAGCGCCAGGCCCGCGATGCGCGGGATGCCGCCGAAGTGCAGCAGGCCGTCGATGGCCTGGCGACCGGCCTCGGTCGTCTGGCTGAAGGCGATCTCGCCTACCGCATCGACAATCCCTTCGCCGATCGCCTCGATCGTCTGCGCGCCGACTTCAACAATTCGGTCGCCAAGCTCCACGACACACTCTGCGCTGTCGGGGCCAACGCCCGCGGCATCGATGCCGGCGCGACCGAAATCCGCTCGGCGGCCGACGATCTCGCCCGCCGCACGGAGCAGCAGGCAGCCTCCGTCGAAGAAACCGCCGCAGCGCTCGAAGAGATCACCACGACGGTCAAGGACTCCGCTCGTCGGGCCGAGGAAGTCGGTGCGCTCGTCGCCCGTACCCGTGCGGGTGCGGAAAAGTCCGGCGAAGTGGTCGCCAACGCCGTCGAGGCGATGCATGCGATCGAAAAGTCCTCGGGCGAGATCTCCAACATCATCGGCGTCATCGACGACATCGCCTTCCAGACGAACCTGCTGGCGCTGAACGCTGGCGTCGAGGCGGCACGCGCCGGTGAGGCCGGCAAGGGCTTTGCCGTCGTCGCCCAGGAAGTGCGCGAGCTTGCGCAGCGCTCGGCGAATGCCGCCAAGGAGATCAAGGCGCTGATCACCACCTCGGGCAACCAGGTGCGTAACGGCGTGACCCTGGTCGGCGATACCGGCAAGGCGCTGCAGACGATCGTCGCCGAAGTGCAGGAGATCAACAAACACGTGAGCGCGATCGTGACGGCGACGCGCGAACAGTCGACCGGGCTTCAGGAGATCAACACGGCCGTCAACACCATGGATCAGGGCACGCAGCAGAATGCGGCGATGGTCGAGGAACAGACGGCGGCGAGCCATGGCCTCGCGTCCGAGGCCGCCTCGCTCAACGCGCTGCTCGCCCAGTTCAATCTTGGCGATACGCAGAGCGTATACGCGACGGCGACCAACCATCGCCGCCGGGCAGCATAG
- a CDS encoding methyl-accepting chemotaxis protein — protein MILKTATARNMFAIVMTGLLTCMVTAAVVFWLSYQQLRERSIAEMTNAASASARSVETKFAEGKTLANNIRSALYAVMGTGAPSRAEIETLMKRWIVDNPLAVGMSTGWEPNAFDGKDAEFVGKPGHDATGRFVPYIARSGDKVIHEALADYDKPGPGDYYQIPKKTGLDMVTEPYVYPINGKDVLMTSIMVPLKKDGAFIGVVGVDMALGELSTELGKLKPFGTGFVSLLSKDGSIISHPDADVLGKVLKDTPLQGEGWGQLLANTGHAFALKHTDGSDHLAVAVPVNLLPDTVWYVVVSVPEATVFAGLSQLAMISIAVIAFAAAIMIIVGWTLASRFRKRVANVIGVTGQIAAGETDVDLSEAERKDEIGDLARSLRVLRDATIAKMQLESEADANRSLSERERLEREAQKARDAAEIQQAVDGLATGLGRLAEGDLAYRIDNPFADRLDRLRADFNNSVTKLHDTLCAVGANARGIDAGATEIRSAADDLARRTEQQAASVEETAAALEEITTTVKDSARRAEEVGALVARTRAGAEKSGEVVANAVDAMHAIEKSSGEISNIIGVIDDIAFQTNLLALNAGVEAARAGEAGKGFAVVAQEVRELAQRSANAAKEIKALITTSGNQVRNGVTLVGDTGKALETIVAEVQEINKHVSAIVTATREQSTGLQEINTAVNTMDQGTQQNAAMVEEQTAASHGLASEAASLNALLAQFNLGDVRMVGGGRRRAA, from the coding sequence GTGATCCTAAAGACTGCAACCGCAAGAAACATGTTCGCCATCGTGATGACCGGCCTGCTGACCTGCATGGTCACTGCCGCCGTCGTCTTCTGGCTGTCCTACCAGCAATTGCGGGAGCGCAGCATCGCCGAGATGACCAATGCCGCTTCCGCCAGCGCCCGCAGCGTCGAGACGAAATTCGCCGAAGGAAAGACACTCGCGAACAACATCCGCTCGGCGCTCTACGCGGTGATGGGCACCGGTGCGCCGTCGCGTGCCGAGATCGAAACCTTGATGAAACGTTGGATCGTCGATAATCCGCTTGCGGTCGGCATGAGCACCGGCTGGGAGCCGAACGCCTTCGACGGCAAGGATGCCGAGTTCGTCGGCAAACCCGGCCATGATGCGACCGGCCGCTTCGTTCCCTATATCGCCCGTTCCGGCGACAAGGTGATCCACGAGGCGCTCGCCGATTACGACAAGCCCGGCCCCGGCGACTACTACCAGATCCCGAAGAAGACCGGCCTCGACATGGTCACCGAGCCCTATGTCTATCCGATCAACGGCAAGGACGTGCTGATGACTTCGATCATGGTGCCGCTGAAGAAGGATGGTGCCTTCATCGGTGTCGTCGGTGTCGACATGGCGCTCGGTGAACTCTCCACCGAACTCGGCAAGCTGAAGCCCTTCGGCACCGGCTTCGTGTCGCTGCTCAGCAAGGATGGCAGCATCATCAGTCACCCCGATGCCGACGTGCTCGGCAAGGTGCTGAAGGACACGCCCCTGCAAGGGGAGGGCTGGGGACAGTTGCTCGCCAACACCGGACACGCTTTCGCCCTGAAACACACCGATGGCAGCGATCATCTCGCGGTCGCCGTGCCCGTCAACCTGCTGCCGGACACTGTCTGGTACGTCGTCGTCTCGGTTCCAGAAGCGACGGTGTTTGCCGGCCTCTCGCAGCTCGCAATGATTTCGATCGCCGTCATCGCGTTTGCCGCCGCGATCATGATCATTGTCGGCTGGACGCTTGCAAGCCGCTTCCGCAAGCGTGTTGCCAATGTCATCGGAGTTACCGGCCAGATCGCCGCCGGCGAGACCGATGTCGACCTGTCCGAGGCCGAACGCAAGGACGAGATCGGTGATCTCGCCCGGTCGCTGCGGGTTCTGCGCGACGCCACCATTGCCAAGATGCAGCTCGAAAGCGAAGCGGATGCGAACCGCTCGCTGTCGGAACGCGAGCGCCTGGAGCGCGAGGCGCAGAAGGCGCGTGACGCGGCCGAGATCCAGCAGGCCGTCGATGGCCTGGCGACCGGCCTCGGTCGTCTGGCTGAAGGCGATCTCGCCTACCGCATCGACAATCCCTTCGCCGATCGCCTCGATCGTCTGCGCGCCGACTTCAACAATTCGGTCACCAAGCTCCACGACACACTCTGCGCTGTCGGGGCCAACGCCCGCGGCATCGATGCCGGCGCGACCGAAATCCGCTCGGCGGCCGACGATCTCGCCCGCCGCACCGAGCAGCAGGCAGCCTCCGTCGAAGAAACCGCCGCAGCACTCGAAGAGATCACCACGACCGTCAAGGACTCCGCTCGTCGGGCCGAGGAAGTCGGTGCGCTCGTCGCCCGTACCCGTGCGGGTGCGGAAAAGTCCGGCGAAGTGGTCGCCAACGCTGTTGACGCGATGCATGCCATCGAGAAGTCCTCGGGCGAAATCTCCAACATCATCGGTGTCATCGACGACATCGCCTTCCAGACGAACCTGCTGGCGCTGAATGCCGGCGTCGAGGCGGCACGCGCCGGCGAGGCCGGCAAGGGCTTTGCCGTCGTCGCCCAGGAAGTGCGCGAGCTTGCGCAGCGCTCGGCGAATGCCGCCAAGGAAATCAAGGCGCTGATCACCACCTCGGGCAACCAGGTCCGCAACGGTGTGACGCTCGTTGGCGACACCGGCAAGGCGCTAGAGACGATCGTCGCCGAAGTGCAGGAGATCAACAAACACGTGAGCGCGATCGTGACGGCGACGCGCGAACAGTCGACCGGGCTTCAGGAGATCAACACGGCCGTCAACACCATGGATCAGGGCACGCAGCAGAACGCGGCGATGGTCGAGGAACAGACGGCGGCGAGCCATGGCCTCGCGTCCGAGGCCGCCTCGCTCAACGCGCTGCTCGCCCAGTTCAATCTTGGTGACGTTCGGATGGTCGGTGGTGGCCGTCGTCGTGCGGCTTGA
- a CDS encoding class I SAM-dependent RNA methyltransferase: MSTETVTIARLGAQGDGIAEGEEGPIYAPFTLPGESVALAVNKSHGTLISLREASPERVEPLCRHFGPDGVNGTCGGCTLQHASDTLYHGFKRDLVIAALKSKGLKPEVAPLVTAEPGQRRRAVFTARKTEKELLLGFNQAESHHIVAISECPVASPGIVSKLATIAKIASAIAVNAEPFRISVLETLAGLDLAVDGIKKLDDRERRRTVEAVLGERGIARVSLNGEIIVEPAKPVIDFGGVAVSPPPGSFTQATAEAEEAMVDLVLEHLGKAKRVADLFAGNGTFALRIARKARVHAVEGEDKALKALDFAARNTQGLKPVTVEKRDLFRRPVMAQELKVFDAIVFDPPRAGAEAQCHEIARSGVKKIVAVSCNPVTLARDLSILTAAGYRITSVTPIDQFLWSAHVEAVATLEK; encoded by the coding sequence ATGAGCACAGAGACGGTCACGATCGCTCGCCTCGGCGCCCAGGGGGACGGCATTGCCGAGGGCGAAGAAGGCCCGATCTATGCGCCGTTTACACTGCCCGGCGAGAGCGTGGCTCTGGCTGTCAACAAGTCGCATGGCACCCTGATCTCCTTGCGGGAAGCCTCCCCTGAGCGCGTCGAGCCGCTCTGTCGTCATTTCGGCCCTGACGGTGTCAACGGCACCTGCGGCGGCTGTACCCTGCAGCACGCGTCGGACACGCTCTATCACGGCTTCAAGCGCGATCTGGTGATCGCTGCCCTGAAGTCGAAGGGGCTGAAGCCGGAGGTGGCGCCGCTCGTCACAGCCGAGCCCGGCCAACGCCGGCGCGCGGTCTTCACGGCGCGAAAAACCGAGAAGGAACTGCTTCTCGGCTTCAACCAGGCGGAGAGCCACCATATCGTCGCGATTTCGGAATGTCCGGTCGCGAGCCCGGGTATCGTCTCGAAGCTCGCAACCATCGCCAAGATCGCCAGTGCCATAGCCGTCAATGCCGAGCCGTTTCGTATCAGCGTTCTCGAAACTCTCGCCGGCCTCGACCTCGCCGTCGATGGCATCAAGAAACTTGACGACCGCGAGCGCCGCCGCACCGTCGAAGCGGTGCTTGGCGAACGCGGCATTGCCCGCGTCAGCCTCAACGGCGAAATCATCGTAGAGCCGGCAAAGCCCGTCATCGATTTTGGTGGCGTTGCGGTCTCGCCGCCGCCGGGCAGCTTCACCCAGGCAACCGCCGAGGCCGAAGAGGCCATGGTCGATCTCGTGCTCGAGCATCTCGGCAAGGCAAAGCGCGTCGCGGACCTCTTTGCCGGTAACGGCACCTTCGCGCTGCGTATTGCTCGCAAGGCACGGGTGCATGCGGTCGAAGGCGAAGACAAGGCGCTGAAGGCGCTCGATTTCGCCGCCCGCAACACGCAGGGCCTCAAGCCCGTAACGGTCGAAAAGCGCGACCTCTTCCGCCGCCCGGTCATGGCGCAGGAACTGAAAGTCTTCGACGCCATCGTCTTCGATCCGCCGCGCGCCGGCGCAGAAGCGCAGTGTCACGAGATCGCCCGCTCCGGCGTCAAGAAGATCGTCGCCGTCTCCTGCAATCCGGTGACGCTGGCCCGCGACCTTTCGATCCTGACCGCCGCCGGTTATCGCATCACCTCGGTGACGCCGATCGACCAGTTCCTCTGGTCCGCCCATGTCGAGGCAGTGGCGACGCTGGAAAAATGA
- a CDS encoding TlyA family RNA methyltransferase: MSEERQNEEHKNRVRLDQLLLNSGLVASRARARDAIQRGTVKVDGRTVTKAASMFAESVTITIDDPAQDYVSRAALKLVAALDHFGLDPAGESCLDIGASTGGFTEVLLKRGAEHVVAIDVGHGQIHPRIEGDERVTSIEGLNARAMTEEDIDDREITFIVSDVSFISLKLALPPALDMALPGSHCILLVKPQFEAGRDAISKAGLLKDPDSAPDVAAELERWLVEDMGWQSLGLIPSPIAGGDGNVEYLLAGKKPEEEQ; encoded by the coding sequence ATGTCAGAAGAACGCCAGAACGAAGAACACAAGAACAGGGTCCGTCTCGATCAGCTGCTGCTGAACAGCGGACTGGTCGCCAGTCGTGCGCGCGCGCGTGACGCCATCCAGCGCGGCACCGTCAAAGTCGATGGCCGCACCGTCACCAAGGCAGCGTCGATGTTTGCCGAGAGCGTCACGATCACCATCGATGACCCGGCGCAGGACTATGTGTCGCGCGCGGCGCTGAAGCTGGTCGCGGCGCTCGATCATTTCGGGCTCGACCCCGCAGGCGAAAGCTGCCTCGATATCGGCGCCTCGACCGGCGGCTTCACCGAGGTGCTGTTGAAGCGCGGAGCCGAGCACGTGGTCGCGATCGATGTCGGCCACGGCCAGATCCATCCGCGCATAGAGGGCGACGAACGCGTCACCAGCATCGAGGGCCTCAATGCTCGCGCGATGACTGAAGAAGACATCGACGATCGCGAGATCACCTTCATCGTTTCCGACGTCTCCTTCATCTCGCTGAAACTCGCTTTGCCGCCGGCGCTCGACATGGCGCTTCCCGGCTCGCACTGCATCCTGCTGGTGAAGCCTCAGTTCGAAGCCGGACGCGACGCGATCAGCAAGGCGGGACTGCTCAAGGATCCCGACAGCGCACCTGATGTCGCCGCCGAACTCGAGCGCTGGCTCGTCGAAGATATGGGCTGGCAGAGCCTTGGCCTCATCCCCTCGCCGATTGCCGGCGGCGACGGCAACGTCGAATATCTGCTTGCGGGCAAGAAGCCCGAGGAAGAGCAATGA
- the dxs gene encoding 1-deoxy-D-xylulose-5-phosphate synthase: protein MPATPLLDKVTFPDDLKKVDDKDLPQLAGEVRAEMIDAVSRTGGHLGAGLGVVELTIAIHKVFNTPHDRLIFDVGHQCYPHKILTGRRDRIRTLRQEGGLSGFTRRAESEYDPFGAAHSSTSISAGLGMAVAADLDGKNRNVIAVIGDGALSAGMAYEALNNAGALDARLIVILNDNDMSIAPPTGAMSAYLARLASGRTYMGIREVGKKLTAYLGKTVDRAITRAVEHARGYVTGGTLFEEMGFYHIGPIDGHSFDHLLPVLRNVRDNAKGPVLIHVVTQKGKGYPPAEAAADKYHGVNKFDVITGAQAKAKPNAPAYTSVFADALTQEAGFDDKIVAVTAAMPSGTGLDKFAKVHPSRCFDVGIAEQHAVTFAAGLAAEGYKPFAALYSTFLQRGYDQVVHDVAIQGLPVRFPIDRAGFVGADGPTHAGSFDTTYLATLPGFVVMAAADEAELKHMVRTAAAYDAGPISFRYPRGEGVGVEMPERGQILEIGKGRVVKQGSKVALLSFGTRLADCLLAAEDLDAAGLSTTVADARFAKPLDHDLIRQLARNHEVLITIEEGAVGGFASHVLQFLAEDGLLDGGLKVRPMVMPDIWMEQAKPEAMYAAAGLDRAGIVSTVFKALGQKQDIGIGAAG, encoded by the coding sequence ATGCCGGCTACTCCCTTGCTCGACAAGGTGACCTTTCCCGACGATCTGAAGAAGGTCGACGACAAGGATTTGCCGCAGCTTGCCGGAGAAGTCCGGGCAGAAATGATCGACGCGGTATCGCGCACCGGCGGGCACCTTGGCGCGGGCCTTGGCGTCGTCGAGCTGACGATCGCCATCCACAAGGTCTTCAACACACCGCATGATCGGCTGATCTTCGACGTCGGCCACCAGTGCTATCCGCACAAGATCCTGACCGGCCGCCGCGATCGCATCCGGACGCTGCGCCAGGAAGGCGGCCTCTCGGGCTTCACCCGCCGCGCCGAGAGCGAATACGATCCCTTCGGTGCCGCGCACTCCTCGACATCGATTTCCGCCGGCCTCGGCATGGCGGTCGCCGCCGACCTCGACGGCAAGAACCGCAACGTCATTGCCGTCATCGGCGACGGTGCGCTTTCGGCCGGCATGGCCTATGAGGCACTGAACAATGCCGGCGCGCTCGATGCGCGGCTGATCGTCATCCTCAACGACAACGACATGTCGATCGCGCCGCCGACTGGCGCCATGAGCGCCTATCTCGCGCGCCTTGCCTCCGGCCGCACCTATATGGGTATCCGCGAAGTCGGCAAGAAGCTGACCGCCTATCTCGGCAAAACCGTGGACCGGGCAATCACCCGTGCGGTCGAGCATGCCCGCGGCTACGTCACCGGCGGCACACTGTTCGAGGAGATGGGCTTCTACCATATCGGCCCGATCGACGGGCATTCGTTCGACCATCTGCTCCCGGTGCTACGCAACGTGCGCGACAACGCCAAGGGGCCGGTGCTGATCCATGTGGTCACGCAGAAGGGCAAGGGCTATCCGCCGGCGGAAGCTGCCGCCGACAAGTACCACGGCGTCAACAAGTTCGACGTCATCACCGGCGCCCAGGCAAAAGCCAAGCCGAATGCGCCGGCCTATACCTCGGTCTTTGCCGATGCGCTGACGCAGGAAGCCGGCTTCGACGACAAGATCGTCGCTGTCACCGCCGCCATGCCCTCGGGCACCGGGCTCGACAAGTTTGCCAAGGTCCATCCGTCGCGCTGCTTTGATGTCGGCATTGCCGAACAGCACGCCGTGACCTTTGCCGCCGGCCTTGCCGCCGAAGGCTACAAGCCGTTCGCAGCGCTCTATTCCACCTTCCTGCAGCGCGGTTACGACCAGGTCGTGCACGACGTGGCGATCCAGGGCCTGCCGGTGCGCTTCCCGATCGACCGCGCCGGTTTCGTCGGTGCCGACGGCCCGACTCATGCGGGCTCCTTCGACACGACCTATCTCGCGACTCTTCCAGGCTTCGTGGTGATGGCCGCCGCCGACGAGGCGGAACTGAAGCACATGGTGCGCACGGCCGCTGCCTACGATGCCGGCCCGATCTCGTTCCGCTATCCACGCGGCGAAGGCGTGGGCGTCGAAATGCCCGAGCGCGGTCAGATCCTCGAGATCGGCAAGGGTCGCGTCGTCAAGCAGGGGTCGAAGGTGGCGCTGCTTTCCTTCGGCACCCGCCTCGCCGACTGTCTGCTGGCTGCAGAAGATCTCGATGCCGCCGGTCTTTCGACCACGGTCGCCGATGCCCGCTTTGCCAAACCGCTGGACCATGATCTCATCCGCCAGCTCGCCCGCAACCACGAAGTGCTGATCACCATCGAGGAAGGCGCCGTCGGCGGCTTTGCCAGCCACGTTCTGCAGTTCCTCGCCGAAGACGGCCTGCTCGATGGCGGTCTCAAGGTGCGCCCCATGGTCATGCCGGATATCTGGATGGAACAAGCCAAGCCCGAAGCGATGTATGCCGCCGCCGGCCTCGACCGCGCCGGCATCGTCTCGACCGTTTTCAAGGCGCTCGGCCAGAAACAGGATATCGGCATCGGCGCCGCAGGCTAA
- a CDS encoding pirin family protein codes for MSFFPGPDPLAGDKPACDAIEHLIVPRTSDIGGLQVRRALPSAKRRLVGPFIFFDRMGPALLRAGEAIDVRPHPHIGLSTVTYLFDGEIKHRDSLGTEMVIRPGDVNLMTAGRGIVHSERSPENQRGHARSISGLQTWLALPDHKEEIDPIFSHTEEQMLPHMSDDGIKARVVIGSFEGAKSPVSVFTDTIYVDLNIAPGKSAPFAAQWEERALYILSGEAIIAGDHFADNQLLVFRPGDEITVTAGPQGCHVMLFGGAALGSSRHIWWNFVSSSKERIEKAKEEWRTGRFDIVPGDEEEFVPLPEG; via the coding sequence ATGTCCTTCTTCCCAGGCCCCGATCCGCTTGCCGGCGACAAGCCCGCCTGCGACGCCATCGAACATCTGATCGTTCCGCGCACCAGCGATATCGGCGGGCTGCAGGTGCGCCGTGCCCTGCCCTCCGCAAAACGCCGCCTTGTTGGCCCCTTTATCTTCTTCGACCGGATGGGGCCGGCACTCTTGCGGGCCGGTGAGGCGATCGACGTGCGTCCGCATCCGCATATCGGCCTTTCGACCGTCACCTATCTCTTCGACGGCGAGATCAAGCATCGCGACAGCCTTGGTACGGAAATGGTCATCCGCCCCGGCGACGTGAACCTGATGACCGCCGGACGCGGCATCGTGCATTCAGAGCGCTCGCCGGAGAACCAGCGCGGACATGCGCGCTCGATCTCGGGCCTGCAAACGTGGCTGGCGTTGCCCGACCACAAGGAAGAAATCGACCCGATCTTCAGCCATACCGAAGAGCAGATGCTGCCGCATATGAGCGACGACGGCATCAAGGCGCGGGTGGTGATCGGCAGTTTCGAAGGCGCTAAGTCGCCGGTCTCGGTTTTCACCGACACGATCTATGTCGACCTCAACATTGCGCCGGGCAAGAGCGCGCCTTTCGCCGCGCAATGGGAAGAGCGTGCGCTCTACATCCTCTCCGGTGAGGCGATCATCGCCGGCGACCATTTTGCCGACAACCAGCTGCTTGTCTTCCGTCCGGGCGACGAGATCACGGTGACGGCAGGACCTCAGGGCTGTCACGTCATGCTCTTTGGCGGGGCCGCACTCGGGTCTTCCCGCCACATCTGGTGGAATTTCGTTTCGTCTTCGAAAGAGCGTATCGAGAAAGCCAAGGAAGAGTGGCGCACCGGCCGCTTCGACATCGTGCCCGGAGACGAAGAGGAATTTGTTCCGCTGCCCGAGGGCTGA
- a CDS encoding exodeoxyribonuclease VII small subunit, which translates to MNTTTQPDVSALSFEQAVEELERIVSALERGDVALDKSIEIYERGEALKKHCEALLKAAEDRIEKIRLDRAGKPQGVEPLDAD; encoded by the coding sequence ATGAACACCACCACGCAACCGGACGTTTCCGCCCTCTCCTTCGAGCAGGCCGTAGAGGAACTGGAGCGGATCGTTTCGGCGCTGGAGCGCGGTGACGTCGCCCTCGACAAGTCGATCGAGATCTACGAGCGCGGCGAAGCTCTGAAGAAGCATTGCGAGGCACTGCTGAAGGCCGCCGAGGACCGCATCGAAAAGATCCGCCTTGACCGCGCCGGCAAGCCGCAGGGCGTGGAACCGCTCGACGCCGATTGA